A single region of the Anaerostipes rhamnosivorans genome encodes:
- a CDS encoding zinc-binding dehydrogenase, which produces MHALKRFGTAFGGYKMMENYPEPTCGPEDIIIEIKAAAICGADMKHWGVDNGYDDTNITPDQQQSVRGHEFAGEIVEVGSEVKDWKVGQRVVSDNSAHVCGVCPACEQGDFLCCEEKVNLGLDNNTWGGGFSKYCKVPGEILRIHKHAIWEIPESVSYEEACVMDPICNSYKAVVQQAHLMPGQDVVVFGTGPIGLFAVQAARLMGAVNIVMVGLEEDVETRFPIAMEVGATHCVNGSKEDVVVRCTEICGRDNLGLVIECSGANIALKQAIEMTRPNAEIVRAGMGFKPLEFSINDITSWNKSIIGHMAYDSTTWRNCLRLLESGQIQVKPMITHRLGLSEWEKGFDLMAKKQAVKVIFHYDYED; this is translated from the coding sequence ATGCATGCTTTAAAACGTTTTGGAACAGCTTTTGGTGGTTACAAGATGATGGAAAATTATCCGGAGCCGACCTGTGGACCAGAGGATATTATTATTGAAATCAAGGCGGCAGCCATCTGTGGAGCTGATATGAAACACTGGGGCGTTGACAATGGATATGATGACACAAATATTACACCGGATCAGCAGCAGTCAGTAAGAGGACATGAATTTGCAGGAGAAATCGTAGAAGTCGGATCTGAAGTAAAAGACTGGAAAGTCGGACAGAGAGTAGTGTCTGATAACAGCGCTCATGTCTGTGGTGTATGCCCGGCATGTGAGCAGGGAGATTTCTTATGCTGTGAAGAAAAAGTAAACTTAGGATTAGACAACAATACATGGGGCGGCGGATTTTCAAAATACTGTAAAGTTCCGGGAGAGATCTTAAGAATTCATAAACATGCGATCTGGGAGATTCCTGAAAGTGTAAGCTACGAAGAAGCATGTGTTATGGACCCGATCTGCAACTCTTATAAAGCAGTAGTACAGCAGGCTCACTTAATGCCGGGACAGGATGTGGTTGTATTCGGAACAGGTCCGATCGGATTATTTGCTGTACAGGCAGCGCGTTTAATGGGTGCGGTAAACATCGTTATGGTTGGTCTGGAAGAAGATGTGGAGACAAGATTCCCGATTGCCATGGAAGTCGGAGCAACACACTGTGTAAACGGATCTAAAGAAGATGTTGTGGTAAGATGTACAGAGATCTGCGGAAGAGATAATTTAGGACTGGTGATCGAATGCTCAGGAGCAAACATTGCACTGAAACAGGCGATTGAAATGACAAGACCAAACGCTGAGATCGTTCGTGCAGGTATGGGATTCAAACCTCTGGAATTCTCTATCAATGACATTACATCATGGAATAAGAGCATCATCGGGCATATGGCATATGACTCTACCACATGGAGAAACTGCTTAAGACTGTTAGAATCCGGACAGATTCAGGTAAAACCGATGATTACAC